One segment of Falco rusticolus isolate bFalRus1 chromosome 3, bFalRus1.pri, whole genome shotgun sequence DNA contains the following:
- the CRISPLD1 gene encoding cysteine-rich secretory protein LCCL domain-containing 1 isoform X3 → MKMTWDTELERSAESWAETCLWEHGPASLLPSIGQNLGAHWGRYRPPTFHVQAWYDEVRDFTYPHPHECNPYCPYKCSGPVCTHYTQVVWATSSRIGCAINLCHNMNIWGQIWPKAVYLVCNYSPKGNWWGHAPYKPGRPCSACPPSFGGGCRENLCYREDSERPYSPHEPEEETNEIERQRSKAQDATAQSRPRTHSPSGSTGSDDSEKNEVISTQQMSQIVSCEVRLRDQCKGTTCNRYECPAGCLDSKAKVIGSVHYEMQSSICKAAIHYGILDNEGGWVDVTRQGRKNYFIKSYRNGVQSIGKYQSANSFTVSKVTVQAITCETTVEQLCPFKKPASHCPRVYCPHNCMQANPHYARVIGTRIYSDISSICRAAVHAGVVRNQGGYVDVMPVDKRKVYIASFQNGIYSERYRAQFQRLHPSPLIRFTVPCTVSVCTWGSARSQTNRPIYMGDLQSLCNSCGDFGEAVVPELPASSKLINHYSKKLLMK, encoded by the exons aCATGGGACACAGAACTGGAGAGATCTGCAGAGTCATGGGCTGAAACCTGTCTATGGGAGCATGGGCCTGCAAGCCTTCTTCCGTCCATTGGACAGAATTTGGGGGCACACTGGGGAAG GTACAGACCTCCAACATTTCATGTCCAAGCATGGTATGATGAAGTGAGAGATTTCACTTATCCCCATCCTCACGAATGCAACCCATATTGTCCTTACAAATGCTCGGGTCCTGTTTGTACACATTACACACAG GTTGTTTGGGCTACAAGTAGCAGAATTGGTTGTGCAATTAATTTGTGTCATAACATGAACATCTGGGGGCAGATATGGCCGAAAGCAGTCTATCTTGTATGCAATTATTCTCCTAA GGGGAACTGGTGGGGTCATGCTCCTTATAAACCCGGCCGCCCATGTTCCGCATGTCCTCCTAGTTTTGGAGGAGGTTGCAGAGAAAATCTTTGTTACAGAG aggATTCAGAAAGGCCTTATTCTCCCCACGAACCAGAAGAGGAAACCAATGAGATTGAACGGCAGCGATCCAAAGCCCAGGATGCAACGGCACAAAGTCGGCCAAGAACTCATTCACCTTCAGGCTCCACAGGCAGTGATGACAgtgagaaaaatgaagtaataagCACACAGCAAATGT cTCAGATTGTTTCATGTGAAGTAAGGCTAAGAGATCAGTGCAAAGGAACAACTTGCAATAG gtATGAATGTCCTGCTGGCTGTTTGGATAGTAAAGCCAAAGTTATTGGCAGTGTACATTATGAAATg CAATCCAGTATTTGTAAAGCTGCCATACATTATGGCATCCTAGACAATGAAGGTGGTTGGGTTGACGTCACtaggcaaggaaggaaaaattactttatcaAGTCTTACAGAAATGGTGTTCAGTCAATTGG aaaatacCAGTCTGCTAACTCCTTCACTGTGTCTAAAGTAACAG ttcAAGCTATCACCTGTGAAACAACAGTGGAACAACTTTGCCCATTTAAAAAACCAGCCTCACACTGTCCAAG GGTGTATTGTCCTCACAACTGTATGCAGGCAAATCCGCACTATGCTCGTGTAATTGGAACACGAATTTATTCTGAT ATATCCAGTATCTGCCGGGCAGCAGTACATGCTGGTGTAGTCCGCAACCAGGGTGGTTATGTTGATGTCATGCCAGTAGACAAAAGGAAGGTGTACATTGCTTCCTTTCAAAATGGGATATACTCAGAAAGGTACAGAGCCCAATTTCAAAGATTACACCCTTCACCTCTAATAAGATTTACAGTGCCTTGCACTGTGTCTGTTTGTACCTGGGGCAGTGCTAGAAGCCAAACAAATAGACCAATATATATGGGTGATTTACAGAGCTTGTGTAACAGCTGTGGTGACTTTGGAGAAGCTGTGGTaccagagctgcctgcctcctcTAAGCTCATAAATCATTACTCTAAAAAGCtgcttatgaaataa